In Phycicoccus sp. M110.8, the following are encoded in one genomic region:
- a CDS encoding copper transporter has translation MIDFRYHLVSIVSIFLALAVGIVLGAGPLKEDLGNTLTSEVKNLRTDKAALRTELDAADKAAKARDDFTEASNRSLLAGRLTDTTVSVIALPGADQGVVKATSATLAAAGAKIGSTVTVQDAWVDPDKATFRATLGSNLASGVGVPVDEGGSDVVNAVLARSVLTKAGSTAQGARAALESLRTGELVKYSGTVVPSTVAVVVAGPVAGNSADDRTTRATALAKLAGAIDDAGAGAVLVTPTLDPKATGAASVVTTARADGDLTKQLSTVDDVDLPMGQASVVFGLLEQEAGRAGQYGLAADAAAAFPQLATK, from the coding sequence GTGATCGACTTCCGCTACCACCTCGTCTCCATCGTCTCGATCTTCCTGGCCCTCGCCGTGGGGATCGTGCTCGGTGCCGGCCCCCTCAAGGAGGACCTGGGCAACACCCTGACGTCGGAGGTGAAGAACCTGCGCACCGACAAGGCCGCGCTGCGGACCGAGCTAGACGCCGCCGACAAGGCCGCCAAGGCGCGCGACGACTTCACCGAGGCGAGCAACCGCAGCCTGCTGGCCGGCCGGCTCACCGACACGACCGTGAGCGTCATCGCGCTGCCCGGCGCCGACCAGGGCGTCGTGAAGGCCACGAGTGCCACGCTCGCCGCCGCCGGCGCCAAGATCGGGTCCACCGTGACCGTCCAGGACGCGTGGGTCGACCCCGACAAGGCGACCTTCCGGGCGACGCTGGGTTCCAACCTCGCCAGCGGCGTGGGGGTGCCGGTCGACGAGGGCGGCAGCGACGTCGTCAACGCCGTGCTCGCGCGGTCGGTGCTGACCAAGGCCGGGTCGACCGCGCAGGGAGCCCGCGCCGCCCTGGAGTCGCTGCGCACCGGCGAGCTGGTCAAGTACTCCGGCACCGTCGTCCCGTCGACGGTCGCCGTGGTCGTGGCCGGCCCGGTCGCGGGCAACAGCGCCGACGACCGCACCACGCGCGCCACCGCCCTCGCCAAGCTCGCCGGGGCGATCGACGACGCGGGCGCCGGGGCCGTCCTCGTGACGCCGACCCTCGACCCGAAGGCGACGGGGGCCGCGTCCGTGGTCACGACCGCCCGCGCCGACGGCGACCTCACCAAGCAGCTGTCGACGGTCGACGACGTCGACCTCCCGATGGGTCAGGCGAGCGTCGTCTTCGGGCTGCTCGAGCAGGAGGCCGGCCGGGCCGGGCAGTACGGCCTGGCCGCCGACGCCGCCGCCGCGTTCCCGCAGCTGGCCACGAAGTAG
- the murJ gene encoding murein biosynthesis integral membrane protein MurJ, whose translation MTATSVGTSIARAAGIIAVATLLSRLAGFARTLVFSQNVGTTSVGDVYQTINLVPNVVYEVAAGGVLAAVAVPLIAGQLGLGKEREADETASALLSWAVVVLLPLSLLLALVSPWLSRALLGAGASDPEATLGRHMLVLFAPQVLLYGIGIVLSGVLQARRRFLAAALAPLLSSLVVIASYLTYGQLVDRSATTAATVSDGAVWVLAGGTTLGVVVLSLPLLVPTLRAGVRLRPTLRFPDGAARRAGSLAGAGVVALLAQQGAVLATLWVTHHRTDAVGAVNVYSYVQAVYLLPYAVLAVPIATSAFPALAHTAAAESADAELLPGTAARDTLARSLRGILLLVSGAAAVLMAVAQPVGEFFRSIDPGAHGATPGTRGSGAEALAALPGALSAYAPGVVGFAVAALLTRALYVRGRPLYAALAVAAGWAVTALGPIALLPEGSSAASTLGVLGVSSTVGMTLSAAVLALLVRQAWGPEALAGSGRTLGAALVGVAVGFGVGDTAARSMQPQGVVSALAAGVAVALLTGLSYLFVMAVGDRRSMQALRERGRRRRRGAAA comes from the coding sequence GTGACCGCGACGTCCGTGGGGACCTCGATCGCCCGAGCGGCCGGCATCATCGCCGTCGCCACGCTGCTCAGCCGCCTGGCCGGGTTCGCCCGGACGCTGGTGTTCTCCCAGAACGTCGGCACGACCAGCGTCGGTGACGTCTACCAGACCATCAACCTGGTCCCCAACGTCGTGTACGAGGTCGCCGCCGGGGGAGTGCTGGCCGCCGTCGCCGTGCCGCTCATCGCCGGCCAGCTCGGGCTCGGCAAGGAGCGGGAGGCCGACGAGACCGCCTCGGCACTGCTGTCGTGGGCCGTGGTGGTCCTGCTGCCCCTCAGCCTGCTGCTCGCCCTCGTCTCCCCGTGGCTGAGTCGAGCCCTGCTGGGGGCCGGCGCCTCCGACCCCGAGGCGACCCTGGGCCGGCACATGCTCGTGCTCTTCGCACCCCAGGTCCTGCTCTACGGCATCGGCATCGTGCTCAGCGGCGTCCTGCAGGCCCGGCGCCGGTTCCTCGCCGCGGCGCTCGCGCCGCTGCTGTCCAGCCTCGTCGTCATCGCGTCGTACCTCACGTACGGCCAGCTGGTCGACCGGTCGGCGACCACCGCGGCCACCGTGTCAGACGGCGCGGTGTGGGTGCTCGCGGGCGGCACCACCCTGGGCGTGGTGGTGCTGAGCCTGCCGCTGCTCGTGCCGACCCTGCGGGCCGGTGTCCGGCTGCGCCCCACCCTGCGCTTCCCCGACGGCGCGGCGCGGCGCGCGGGGTCGCTCGCCGGTGCCGGTGTGGTGGCGCTGCTCGCCCAGCAGGGGGCGGTGCTGGCCACCCTCTGGGTCACCCACCACCGCACCGACGCCGTCGGCGCCGTGAACGTCTACTCCTACGTCCAGGCCGTCTACCTGCTGCCGTATGCCGTGCTCGCCGTGCCGATCGCGACCTCGGCGTTCCCTGCGCTGGCCCACACCGCTGCCGCCGAGTCGGCCGACGCCGAGCTCCTGCCCGGCACCGCCGCGCGCGACACCCTCGCCCGCAGCCTGCGCGGGATCCTGCTGCTGGTGTCCGGCGCCGCCGCGGTGCTCATGGCGGTCGCCCAGCCGGTCGGGGAGTTCTTCCGCTCGATCGACCCCGGCGCGCACGGGGCCACGCCAGGCACGCGGGGCTCGGGCGCGGAGGCGCTGGCCGCCCTCCCCGGCGCGCTCTCGGCATACGCACCGGGGGTGGTGGGCTTCGCGGTGGCTGCCCTGCTCACCCGTGCCCTGTACGTGCGCGGCCGCCCGCTCTACGCCGCCCTTGCGGTCGCTGCAGGCTGGGCCGTGACGGCCCTGGGGCCGATCGCCCTGCTGCCGGAGGGCTCCAGCGCAGCGTCGACCCTCGGGGTGCTGGGTGTCTCCTCGACGGTCGGCATGACGCTGTCCGCCGCCGTCCTGGCGCTGCTCGTGCGGCAGGCGTGGGGCCCGGAGGCACTGGCCGGCAGCGGCAGGACGCTGGGCGCGGCGCTCGTGGGCGTTGCGGTCGGGTTCGGGGTCGGTGACACCGCGGCACGGTCGATGCAGCCGCAGGGCGTGGTGTCCGCGCTCGCCGCCGGTGTGGCCGTGGCTCTGCTCACCGGCCTGTCCTACCTGTTCGTGATGGCGGTGGGGGACCGGCGCTCGATGCAGGCCCTGCGCGAGCGGGGCCGCCGGCGCCGCCGCGGAGCGGCCGCGTGA
- a CDS encoding CTP synthase produces MVEQTKHIFVTGGVASSLGKGLTASSLGHLLRARGLRVTMQKLDPYLNVDPGTMNPFQHGEVFVTDDGAETDLDIGHYERFLDVPLVGKANVTTGQVYSDVIAKERRGEYLGDTVQVIPHITNEIKARMRAQAAGSEGVSSADAPDVIITEIGGTVGDIESLPFLEAARQVRHDVGRDNVFFLHVSLVPYLAPSGELKTKPTQHSVAALRQVGIQPDGLVLRADREIPEGIKRKISLMCDVDTEACAAAVDAPSIYDIPKVLHKEGLDAYVIRRLGLPFRDVDWHDWDELLRRVHNPEHEVEIALVGKYIDLPDAYLSVTEALRAGGFHHDAKVRIRWVASDECQTELGAQKALGGVDAVLVPGGFGVRGIEGKVGALRWARERQVPTLGICLGLQCMVIEYARNVAGIEGASSTEFDPQTPAPVIATMEEQKAFVEGAGDLGGTMRLGAQEAKLLDGSIVAEAYGSTTATERHRHRYEVNNEYLDRLAKAGLVISGTHPEWGLVEFVELDRGEHPYYVATQAHPEFKSRPHRAHPLFAGLVGAALDAQRASRLVEVERPKVAADANA; encoded by the coding sequence GTGGTGGAGCAGACGAAACACATCTTCGTGACCGGGGGCGTTGCCTCTTCGCTCGGCAAGGGGCTCACGGCCTCGAGCCTCGGACATCTGCTCAGGGCCCGCGGTCTGCGGGTCACCATGCAGAAGCTGGACCCCTACCTCAACGTCGACCCCGGGACGATGAACCCGTTCCAGCACGGTGAGGTGTTCGTCACCGACGACGGGGCCGAGACCGACCTCGACATCGGCCACTACGAGCGCTTCCTCGACGTGCCGCTCGTGGGCAAGGCGAACGTCACGACCGGTCAGGTCTACAGCGACGTCATCGCCAAGGAGCGCCGCGGCGAGTACCTCGGCGACACGGTGCAGGTGATCCCGCACATCACCAACGAGATCAAGGCCCGCATGCGCGCGCAGGCCGCCGGCAGCGAGGGCGTCAGCAGCGCCGACGCTCCCGACGTCATCATCACCGAGATCGGCGGCACCGTCGGCGACATCGAGTCGCTGCCGTTCCTCGAGGCAGCCCGCCAGGTCCGCCACGACGTGGGCCGCGACAACGTGTTCTTCCTGCACGTCTCGCTCGTGCCGTACCTCGCGCCCAGCGGGGAGCTCAAGACCAAGCCGACGCAGCACTCCGTCGCGGCCCTGCGCCAGGTCGGCATCCAGCCCGACGGGCTCGTGCTGCGCGCCGACCGCGAGATCCCCGAGGGCATCAAGCGCAAGATCTCGCTCATGTGCGACGTCGACACGGAGGCGTGCGCCGCCGCCGTCGACGCACCGAGCATCTACGACATCCCGAAGGTCCTGCACAAGGAGGGCCTGGACGCCTACGTGATCCGCCGCCTGGGCCTGCCCTTCCGCGACGTCGACTGGCACGACTGGGACGAGCTGCTGCGTCGGGTGCACAACCCCGAGCACGAGGTCGAGATCGCCCTCGTCGGCAAGTACATCGACCTGCCCGACGCGTACCTGTCCGTCACCGAGGCGCTGCGCGCCGGCGGGTTCCACCACGACGCCAAGGTGCGCATCCGCTGGGTCGCCAGCGACGAGTGCCAGACCGAACTCGGGGCGCAGAAGGCGCTCGGCGGCGTCGACGCGGTGCTCGTCCCCGGCGGGTTCGGCGTGCGCGGCATCGAGGGCAAGGTCGGCGCGCTGCGCTGGGCCCGCGAGCGCCAGGTGCCGACCCTGGGCATCTGCCTGGGCCTGCAGTGCATGGTGATCGAGTACGCGCGCAACGTCGCCGGCATCGAGGGCGCGAGCTCGACCGAGTTCGACCCGCAGACCCCGGCCCCGGTCATCGCGACCATGGAGGAGCAGAAGGCGTTCGTCGAGGGTGCCGGCGACCTCGGCGGCACGATGCGCCTCGGCGCGCAGGAGGCCAAGCTGCTCGACGGCTCGATCGTCGCCGAGGCGTACGGCTCGACCACCGCCACCGAGCGCCACCGCCACCGCTACGAGGTCAACAACGAGTACCTCGACCGGCTCGCCAAGGCCGGGCTGGTCATCAGCGGCACCCACCCCGAGTGGGGCCTCGTGGAGTTCGTCGAGCTCGACCGCGGCGAGCACCCGTACTACGTCGCGACCCAGGCGCACCCGGAGTTCAAGTCGCGGCCGCACCGCGCGCACCCGCTCTTCGCGGGGCTCGTGGGCGCGGCCCTTGACGCCCAGCGCGCCTCGCGGCTCGTCGAGGTCGAGCGGCCCAAGGTCGCCGCCGACGCGAACGCCTGA
- a CDS encoding glycosyltransferase family 4 protein, whose protein sequence is MRVVQLLGRSTGGIGTHVVELTRELRALGDDVVVVTDGLTASTFGLSDALVAWPGGHGGLAGALRSLRTLRRTAATADVLHAHGHQAGLVAVLATLGLRTPVVVSQHNAVLAAGWRRRLLDLAQQVVARRADLVTGASSDLVEEARRLGARDARLAPVPSPRVPALLSATPPDDAGRRAAARDLLRDNGIDRPGEPRLVLTIARIAPQKDLDTLVEATRALVPHAVWVVVGGGEESLLARLSQRAGRDGLPVHFVGPQADPDRWLQAADVFVLASRWEARALVVQEAMAAGVPVVATDTGGLRDLVEGAGTLVPVGDAAAVAAAVTAYLTDPAAHRVAADAGRERAASWDDGERTARRWHEWYRATLRMT, encoded by the coding sequence GTGAGGGTCGTCCAGCTGCTCGGTCGCAGCACCGGCGGCATCGGCACCCACGTGGTCGAGCTCACCCGGGAGCTGCGAGCCCTGGGCGACGACGTCGTGGTCGTCACCGACGGCCTCACCGCGAGCACGTTCGGCCTGTCCGACGCGCTGGTGGCGTGGCCCGGGGGACACGGGGGCCTCGCGGGTGCGCTCCGCTCCCTGCGCACCCTCCGGCGCACCGCCGCCACCGCCGACGTCCTGCACGCCCACGGCCACCAGGCTGGCCTCGTCGCCGTCCTCGCGACGCTGGGCCTGCGCACGCCTGTGGTCGTCAGCCAGCACAACGCCGTCCTCGCCGCCGGCTGGCGGCGCAGGCTGCTCGACCTGGCCCAGCAGGTCGTCGCCCGCCGCGCCGACCTCGTCACGGGAGCGAGCAGCGACCTCGTCGAGGAGGCGCGCCGCCTCGGGGCGCGTGACGCCCGGCTGGCCCCTGTGCCCTCCCCGCGCGTACCGGCCCTGCTGTCGGCGACACCGCCCGACGACGCAGGGCGGCGCGCGGCGGCACGGGACCTGTTGCGCGACAACGGCATCGACCGGCCCGGCGAGCCGCGCCTCGTCCTCACCATCGCCCGCATCGCCCCGCAGAAGGACCTCGACACGCTCGTCGAGGCCACCCGTGCCCTCGTCCCGCACGCCGTCTGGGTGGTGGTCGGCGGCGGCGAGGAGTCCCTGCTCGCCCGCCTGTCGCAGCGCGCCGGCCGGGACGGGCTGCCCGTGCACTTCGTGGGTCCGCAGGCCGACCCGGACCGCTGGCTGCAGGCCGCGGACGTGTTCGTGCTCGCCTCGCGCTGGGAGGCGCGGGCGCTGGTCGTCCAGGAGGCGATGGCGGCGGGCGTGCCCGTCGTGGCGACGGACACCGGCGGTCTGCGCGACCTCGTCGAGGGTGCCGGCACCCTCGTGCCGGTGGGCGACGCGGCCGCAGTCGCGGCGGCGGTCACGGCATACCTCACGGACCCGGCGGCGCACCGCGTCGCGGCGGACGCCGGTCGCGAGCGGGCCGCATCGTGGGACGACGGCGAACGGACGGCGCGTCGCTGGCACGAGTGGTACCGAGCCACGCTCCGGATGACGTAG